The Patescibacteria group bacterium genome window below encodes:
- a CDS encoding 50S ribosomal protein L25 encodes MTQTEAITLQAKTRTVLGKAVKELRKTGVVPGVVYGHDTTATNIQIDAVALETVYRQAGLGGSLIDLSIDDKKTVPVVIQELTRDYLTDKLEHVDFHAVRMDEVISAQVMLIFTGEAPAVKGLGGTFIKNKDHITIKCLPSKLFKDVTVDISKLKTFEDSVKVSDITLPDGVQVVEQPGEILAVVEPPRSDEELASLNAKVSEDVTKVEGVIKPTAEVEPAPAKTDKK; translated from the coding sequence ATGACCCAGACTGAGGCTATTACATTGCAGGCTAAGACAAGAACCGTGTTAGGAAAAGCTGTAAAAGAATTACGTAAAACCGGTGTCGTACCCGGTGTCGTTTATGGACATGACACGACCGCAACTAACATTCAAATTGATGCTGTGGCTCTAGAAACGGTCTATCGTCAGGCTGGTTTAGGTGGTAGTTTGATCGATTTATCGATTGATGATAAAAAAACTGTCCCAGTAGTTATTCAAGAATTAACGCGTGATTATTTAACAGACAAGTTAGAGCATGTTGATTTTCATGCTGTGAGAATGGATGAAGTGATTTCTGCCCAAGTGATGTTGATATTTACCGGTGAAGCACCGGCGGTAAAAGGCTTAGGCGGTACCTTTATTAAAAATAAGGATCATATTACTATTAAATGTTTGCCCAGTAAGTTGTTTAAAGACGTGACGGTTGATATTAGTAAACTTAAAACCTTTGAAGATAGTGTTAAAGTCAGCGACATCACTCTACCAGATGGAGTTCAAGTGGTTGAGCAACCCGGTGAAATTCTGGCCGTAGTTGAACCACCGCGCAGTGATGAAGAATTAGCCTCATTGAACGCTAAAGTGAGTGAAGACGTGACCAAGGTTGAAGGTGTGATTAAGCCAACAGCAGAAGTAGAACCGGCTCCAGCCAAAACAGACAAAAAATAA
- a CDS encoding DUF3048 domain-containing protein, whose translation MDKSWKEKIKDLWWRFKRNRAIKILALVVFGLIALLAIFYAVLNYYGKLPWQTATTTLSDNSNEQIAPPIEVPATKRFPIAVMIENLVSIRPQSGLDKASVVYEALVEGGITRFMAIYTTDTDIPLIGPIRSARLYFVDLAEEYGGLYAYVGGSPQALGATDTSTYITDLNQYYNSEYYYRNEEISAPHNLFSNSELFSYALRDLNLVQTEATYRPFNLKDHISSDERPASVAPITINFSTADYQVEWHYNPATNLYTRWNGGVEQANITASDIIIQRAETTLLEPATGRLDIKTIGQGYALLFQDGAVETGSWVKTTRGERTHFNDASGSEWALNRGQTWIELVTLDTPVTY comes from the coding sequence ATGGATAAAAGTTGGAAGGAAAAAATAAAAGATCTCTGGTGGAGGTTTAAACGTAATCGCGCAATCAAAATTTTAGCTTTAGTGGTGTTTGGTTTAATCGCCTTATTGGCGATATTTTATGCTGTATTAAACTACTACGGGAAACTCCCTTGGCAAACTGCTACAACCACACTGTCTGATAATAGTAATGAACAAATAGCCCCACCAATTGAAGTGCCCGCTACCAAGCGCTTTCCAATAGCAGTGATGATTGAGAATCTCGTTTCCATTAGACCGCAATCTGGTTTGGATAAGGCCAGTGTTGTTTATGAAGCCTTAGTCGAAGGTGGCATTACTCGTTTTATGGCCATTTACACAACAGATACTGACATTCCACTGATCGGACCGATTAGAAGTGCTAGATTATACTTTGTTGACTTAGCTGAAGAGTATGGTGGCTTATATGCCTATGTCGGTGGAAGTCCACAAGCTTTAGGCGCAACAGATACTTCAACCTATATTACAGACTTAAACCAATACTATAATTCAGAATACTATTATCGTAATGAGGAAATTTCTGCTCCGCATAATTTATTTTCTAATTCTGAATTGTTTAGTTATGCGCTGCGTGATCTAAATTTAGTACAAACTGAAGCTACTTACCGTCCATTTAATTTAAAGGATCACATTAGTTCAGACGAGCGACCAGCCTCAGTGGCACCGATCACTATAAATTTTTCGACAGCCGACTATCAAGTTGAATGGCATTACAATCCCGCAACGAATTTATATACCCGCTGGAATGGGGGAGTAGAGCAAGCTAATATCACAGCTTCAGATATTATTATCCAACGAGCGGAAACCACTTTGCTTGAACCGGCTACAGGCCGACTTGATATTAAAACTATCGGGCAAGGCTATGCACTCTTATTTCAAGATGGAGCAGTCGAGACAGGCAGTTGGGTTAAGACCACGCGTGGTGAACGCACTCATTTTAATGATGCCTCTGGCAGCGAATGGGCATTGAATCGAGGTCAAACTTGGATTGAGTTGGTGACACTAGATACTCCGGTCACTTACTAA
- a CDS encoding DUF3048 domain-containing protein: MTLNKKLGLIAGVVTIMACAVWGGILYIAMQAPVDLVTTDKTSTTETSTTVVTDQNQPSDELVARRIDGVLVPTDQANLWPLGIMIENAAFGGVRPQSGLSFAQVVYEVPVEAGITRFIAFFSGDLPDALGPVRSARPTFLEFNSEYDGLFAHAGGSPEAMQAVDGLSVRDLSALGAEAKYFYRNSTLVAPHNLFTSGTLLTQARQDKGLAQSLPIYESWLFKDDTPVAQPSLAPLSIDFGSGPLYAVDYTYNPTTNSYDRKNGGDPQTDAITGQVISPKVVIVQMVPPGVLTGTEGRINYAVTGNGTAYIAQDGAVIAGQWSKTDRQSRTIYRDATGNKLSLNRGAIWISIVPTTGKVILPNIGTN, encoded by the coding sequence ATGACGCTTAATAAAAAATTGGGTTTGATTGCCGGTGTCGTCACTATCATGGCCTGTGCCGTGTGGGGTGGTATTTTATATATTGCCATGCAAGCACCAGTTGATCTGGTAACGACAGATAAAACATCTACCACTGAAACATCTACCACCGTTGTTACCGACCAAAATCAACCGTCTGATGAACTAGTAGCGCGCCGCATTGATGGAGTTTTAGTACCAACCGATCAAGCTAACCTTTGGCCGCTTGGTATCATGATTGAAAATGCTGCCTTTGGTGGTGTGCGCCCACAATCAGGTTTGAGTTTTGCTCAAGTTGTATACGAAGTACCGGTTGAGGCTGGCATCACGCGCTTTATTGCTTTTTTTTCCGGTGACCTACCAGATGCCCTTGGCCCGGTACGCAGTGCTCGACCAACCTTTTTGGAATTTAATTCAGAATACGATGGCTTATTTGCTCACGCCGGTGGTAGCCCGGAAGCGATGCAGGCAGTTGATGGATTATCTGTCCGAGATTTGTCAGCTTTAGGAGCGGAAGCAAAATATTTTTACAGAAACTCAACCTTGGTGGCACCACATAATTTGTTTACCAGCGGCACTTTACTGACGCAGGCCAGACAAGATAAAGGTTTGGCCCAATCTCTGCCAATTTATGAGAGTTGGTTATTTAAAGATGATACACCGGTCGCTCAACCCAGCCTTGCTCCATTGAGTATTGATTTTGGTTCCGGCCCACTGTATGCCGTCGATTATACTTACAATCCAACCACTAATAGTTATGACCGCAAGAATGGTGGGGATCCTCAAACCGATGCGATTACTGGTCAAGTCATTTCGCCGAAAGTGGTTATTGTGCAAATGGTGCCACCCGGAGTTTTAACCGGCACTGAGGGTAGAATCAACTACGCTGTCACTGGTAACGGCACAGCTTACATTGCTCAAGATGGCGCCGTCATAGCTGGTCAATGGAGTAAAACCGATCGTCAATCTAGAACAATTTATCGAGATGCCACCGGCAATAAATTATCATTAAACCGTGGTGCCATTTGGATAAGTATAGTGCCAACCACCGGTAAAGTGATATTGCCAAATATAGGCACTAATTGA
- a CDS encoding aromatic amino acid transport family protein, with protein sequence MISKKRSHSLFSAVALLVGTAVGAGVFGLPYAFAQAGVFVGIVYVLVIGCVLLFVNLAYGEIVSSIPGHHQYTAYVERYLGKRWKILAVCSMCLGFYGALSAYLVEVNKLLFALFGQSWIGLVYFSLLALALLVGIRAVGVLEKILMIVMLSLITIFTVYALPHINISNYTTASGANIFLPYGVVLFALAAASAIPEMKEVLGNNRSKLYLAIIIGSIIPLVIYLVFPIVTVGITGSNTTESAVLGLGKALGPQVLWLGSIFGCITMTTSFLVLGLALREMFQYDLHIKPTLAWFITLLPPLVILALNNLSFIEILGISGTFIGGIDGIIIMHMHRQLRNINHAKSSFILHGLAYLVFIGGIAYEIWIVAQRLS encoded by the coding sequence TTGATTTCTAAAAAACGGTCTCATTCTTTATTTAGCGCCGTTGCGCTACTAGTTGGTACCGCCGTTGGCGCAGGAGTGTTTGGATTACCTTATGCGTTTGCTCAAGCCGGAGTTTTTGTCGGAATTGTTTATGTGCTTGTGATTGGTTGTGTTCTCTTGTTTGTAAATTTGGCGTATGGTGAAATTGTCAGTAGTATACCTGGACACCATCAATATACTGCCTATGTTGAGAGGTATTTAGGAAAGCGCTGGAAAATACTGGCAGTTTGCTCAATGTGCTTAGGATTTTATGGAGCTTTGAGTGCCTACTTAGTTGAAGTAAATAAGCTTTTATTTGCCCTGTTTGGCCAATCGTGGATTGGACTGGTATATTTTTCTTTATTGGCGCTCGCTTTATTAGTTGGCATTCGAGCTGTCGGCGTTTTGGAAAAAATACTGATGATTGTGATGCTGTCTTTGATTACTATTTTTACTGTCTATGCGCTACCACACATCAACATCAGTAACTATACCACTGCGAGTGGTGCAAATATATTTTTGCCATACGGCGTGGTGTTATTTGCGCTGGCCGCTGCCTCGGCCATACCGGAAATGAAAGAAGTGCTGGGAAATAACCGGTCAAAACTGTACTTGGCAATTATTATTGGATCTATTATTCCACTAGTAATATATTTAGTCTTTCCGATTGTCACAGTGGGCATTACCGGCAGTAATACAACTGAAAGTGCTGTGCTTGGTTTAGGAAAAGCGCTCGGACCACAAGTTTTGTGGTTAGGTAGTATTTTTGGTTGTATCACAATGACCACATCTTTTCTGGTGCTCGGTTTGGCACTCCGAGAGATGTTTCAGTATGATCTGCATATCAAGCCAACCTTAGCCTGGTTTATCACATTACTCCCCCCGCTGGTGATCTTAGCCCTAAACAATCTGAGTTTTATTGAAATTCTTGGCATCTCCGGTACATTTATTGGGGGGATTGATGGTATAATTATCATGCACATGCATCGTCAATTGCGTAACATAAACCATGCCAAATCATCTTTTATTTTACATGGTTTAGCTTATTTAGTTTTTATTGGTGGTATTGCCTATGAAATTTGGATCGTGGCTCAACGATTATCGTAA
- a CDS encoding glycosyltransferase family 2 protein — translation MKFGSWLNDYRKYRLLEMIPGLLSWGTLIGAVLLTIITPITMVYVVIVYDFYWMVKVAYINTFLVISFFTYKKTMRINWPDKLKTLNNTEIYHIIFIPNASENINVVESTFAALAKTNYDPDRLWIVFAAEARFPGSIANGLAMQQRYADRFGKIIVTTHPDNIPGEIAAKGANLTFAGKYIKPLIDQAGLPYKNILVTILDVDSCVEPQYFDYLTYTFLQHPDRLHTSYQPIPMFNNNIWDSPAIMRVASMGTTFWSMSEQVRPERLLTFASHSMPWQALVDVGFWQTDVVSDDSRIFVQCFLEYDGHYSVTPLHMPIYMDTVLSDNLWKSLKNLYKQQQRWGWGSENIPFMLWQFRQAKQIPIRKRILAVINQLEGHWSWATASIIIFFLGYVPLRLVEWQQATDQIATIAPQLLNVMLSVADIGLILSVILGTLILPRRPVNYSPSRYIMMIVQWLLLPISMIVFGSFPSLSAQTRLLFGKYLGFYVTEKSRRTH, via the coding sequence ATGAAATTTGGATCGTGGCTCAACGATTATCGTAAGTATAGATTATTGGAAATGATTCCCGGTTTGTTGTCTTGGGGTACTTTAATTGGTGCTGTTTTATTAACGATAATTACGCCTATCACCATGGTTTATGTTGTTATTGTGTACGATTTTTACTGGATGGTAAAAGTGGCATACATTAACACTTTTCTCGTTATTTCCTTTTTTACTTACAAAAAAACCATGCGCATCAATTGGCCAGATAAACTAAAGACCTTGAACAATACTGAAATCTATCATATAATTTTTATCCCTAACGCATCAGAAAATATTAATGTAGTTGAATCCACATTTGCGGCTTTAGCTAAAACCAACTATGACCCAGACCGGCTTTGGATCGTGTTTGCCGCTGAAGCTCGTTTTCCTGGCAGTATTGCCAATGGTCTAGCGATGCAACAACGCTACGCCGATCGTTTTGGAAAAATTATTGTCACCACCCATCCTGATAATATTCCAGGTGAAATTGCTGCCAAAGGAGCCAATCTAACCTTTGCCGGAAAATATATTAAGCCACTAATTGACCAAGCCGGTTTGCCTTATAAAAATATTTTGGTGACTATTTTAGATGTTGATTCATGTGTTGAACCGCAATATTTTGATTATTTAACCTACACTTTTTTACAGCATCCTGATCGACTTCATACGAGCTACCAGCCCATTCCAATGTTTAACAATAATATCTGGGATTCACCGGCTATTATGCGAGTAGCCTCAATGGGAACAACGTTTTGGTCGATGTCTGAACAAGTGCGGCCAGAGCGTCTGTTAACCTTCGCGTCACATAGTATGCCCTGGCAAGCTTTGGTTGATGTTGGTTTTTGGCAAACGGATGTAGTATCGGATGATTCACGAATTTTTGTACAATGTTTTTTGGAATATGATGGCCATTATAGTGTGACACCATTACATATGCCTATTTATATGGATACAGTTTTATCGGATAATTTATGGAAGAGTCTAAAAAATCTTTATAAGCAGCAACAACGCTGGGGGTGGGGGAGTGAAAACATACCGTTTATGCTCTGGCAATTTCGTCAGGCTAAACAAATTCCCATACGAAAAAGAATTTTAGCAGTCATAAATCAATTAGAGGGTCATTGGTCTTGGGCAACTGCTTCGATTATTATATTTTTTTTAGGCTACGTACCACTCCGTTTGGTTGAGTGGCAGCAGGCGACTGATCAAATTGCCACCATTGCGCCACAATTACTAAATGTCATGCTTAGTGTGGCCGATATTGGTTTAATCTTATCGGTTATTTTAGGAACGCTGATTCTACCGCGCCGACCAGTTAATTATTCACCCAGTCGATATATAATGATGATAGTACAATGGCTGTTATTACCGATTTCTATGATCGTGTTTGGTTCATTCCCGTCACTAAGCGCTCAAACAAGATTATTGTTTGGTAAATATCTAGGTTTTTATGTCACTGAAAAATCCAGACGAACACATTAA
- a CDS encoding glycosyltransferase family A protein, producing MSLKNPDEHIKISIVIPAYNEELTIARCLRSVTEQSLPRDEYEIILVDNNCTDNTVKIANTFDNIIIVQETNPGVGAARAAGWARARGEIIASTDADCQVPKHWLRKILHRFTVEPHLVAISGGYLFYDRNFLINILVRIVERCLVALSWFLAGGVMAMTANNMAVRQSVYAQTSGIDPNLQYGEDLNLAKKLHAYGSIRWVFNNRIKTTARRFQGLNLSVVPYALNFVSMSARNKAFKNHLKTIRK from the coding sequence ATGTCACTGAAAAATCCAGACGAACACATTAAAATATCAATTGTCATACCAGCCTATAATGAAGAACTGACCATAGCGCGGTGTTTACGTAGTGTTACTGAACAAAGTTTGCCACGTGATGAATATGAAATCATTTTAGTTGATAATAATTGTACAGATAACACTGTCAAAATCGCCAATACTTTTGACAATATCATTATTGTACAGGAAACCAATCCAGGAGTTGGGGCGGCTCGGGCGGCGGGCTGGGCTCGAGCGCGTGGTGAAATTATTGCCTCGACCGACGCTGATTGTCAGGTACCAAAACATTGGCTACGTAAAATTTTACATCGCTTTACTGTAGAACCACATTTAGTTGCAATATCTGGTGGTTATTTATTCTACGATCGAAATTTCTTAATAAACATACTGGTGCGGATTGTTGAGCGTTGTTTAGTGGCTCTATCTTGGTTTTTAGCCGGTGGTGTTATGGCGATGACGGCTAACAACATGGCCGTGCGCCAATCAGTTTATGCTCAAACCAGTGGCATTGACCCGAACCTGCAATACGGTGAAGATCTTAATTTAGCCAAAAAACTCCATGCCTATGGCTCAATACGTTGGGTCTTTAATAATCGCATTAAAACTACAGCCAGACGTTTTCAGGGTCTAAATTTATCCGTCGTACCATATGCCCTAAATTTTGTTTCTATGTCGGCGCGCAATAAAGCGTTCAAGAATCACTTAAAAACTATTCGTAAATAG
- a CDS encoding methionyl-tRNA formyltransferase translates to MKLIFFGSGLVALPSLTLLKDSIQLVVSQPDRPSGRQHRLTPTPVSELTKTFGLPLQHSLNDLPEADLGIVIDYGVKIPQAIIDHFPFGIINLHPSLLPRWRGSSPIQSALLSDDAETGVTIMLIDTGLDTGPILSQQNYPISIHDTAITLEKTLSQIGADLLTETIHKYLNQTIRPQAQSTLGVTIAKMLRKSDGELRPDMSARKMWNRYRALQPWPGVYFVENEQRYKITQAHWQEGKFICDMIQPAGKPAMSLADFEHGYKQVLFTNSF, encoded by the coding sequence ATGAAGCTAATTTTTTTTGGCAGTGGTTTAGTGGCTTTACCAAGTTTGACTTTACTAAAAGATAGTATTCAGTTGGTTGTTAGTCAGCCAGATCGACCTAGTGGTCGACAACATAGGTTAACTCCTACCCCAGTTAGTGAGCTGACAAAAACATTCGGGCTTCCATTGCAGCATAGTTTAAATGATTTACCCGAAGCCGATTTAGGCATAGTCATTGATTATGGTGTTAAAATCCCACAAGCGATCATTGATCATTTTCCATTTGGGATTATTAACCTTCATCCCTCTTTACTACCACGCTGGCGCGGTTCATCCCCCATTCAATCTGCCTTGTTATCAGACGATGCAGAAACTGGTGTGACCATAATGTTAATCGATACCGGATTAGATACCGGCCCCATTTTGTCACAACAGAATTATCCGATTTCTATACATGATACAGCCATTACTTTAGAAAAAACTTTAAGTCAAATTGGGGCAGATCTGTTAACTGAAACAATACATAAATATTTAAACCAAACCATCAGACCGCAAGCACAATCGACCTTAGGTGTAACAATCGCAAAAATGTTAAGAAAATCTGATGGTGAATTACGGCCAGATATGTCGGCTCGGAAGATGTGGAATCGGTATCGCGCTTTGCAACCTTGGCCAGGTGTTTATTTTGTAGAAAATGAGCAGCGCTATAAAATTACTCAGGCGCATTGGCAAGAGGGCAAATTTATTTGTGATATGATTCAACCGGCCGGTAAACCAGCCATGTCATTGGCTGACTTTGAGCACGGATATAAACAAGTACTATTTACGAATAGTTTTTAA
- the def gene encoding peptide deformylase, with translation MEVLPLTLQPNKILRAKSHNLPIAELPNYVELGQQMIVVMIKNTGIGLAAPQVAKNINLFVINKDVAGTPDHLVLANPKIVFSSKTMNVMEEGCLSCPTLFGDVRRPEKVRVKAYTLDGKKHLFKAKGLLAKVFQHEIDHLTGVLIIDKFEA, from the coding sequence ATGGAAGTATTACCTCTTACCCTACAACCCAATAAGATATTACGGGCAAAATCGCATAATTTGCCCATTGCAGAATTACCAAATTATGTTGAATTAGGTCAACAAATGATTGTGGTCATGATAAAAAATACCGGTATTGGTTTGGCTGCCCCGCAGGTTGCAAAAAATATCAATTTATTTGTTATTAATAAAGATGTGGCTGGAACACCGGATCATTTAGTGCTCGCTAACCCGAAAATTGTATTTTCTTCTAAAACCATGAATGTTATGGAAGAAGGTTGTTTATCGTGTCCAACCCTATTTGGCGATGTGCGTCGGCCGGAAAAAGTGCGCGTTAAAGCCTATACTCTTGACGGCAAAAAGCATCTGTTTAAAGCCAAGGGTTTATTGGCTAAAGTGTTTCAACACGAAATTGATCATCTCACAGGCGTGCTTATTATCGATAAATTTGAAGCATGA
- a CDS encoding class III extradiol dioxygenase subunit B-like domain-containing protein, with protein MSLVFAAIVPHSPSTLPGMNGDQAGLTNTRTALKELEGEFYVMQPDTIFVLSPHAPMSEASFAVNLSPDFICTYEDFGDAQTSIKLHGDIELVSKIREYADAHRQPVHSITQPELDYGAAVALYHLTQHLPSVKIVPVSLAHLGVEQHYAFGQLLRSVALQSNKRIACIASVELGHAMTDPAGKAFADRIMKTIQSGDLTQLQSLNLDLAESAQAVNEFRTLVLLSGALSEAKVRANILSYEVVHDSGLLVAQFNLI; from the coding sequence ATGTCCTTGGTTTTTGCTGCCATCGTGCCCCACTCCCCTAGTACTTTGCCAGGTATGAACGGAGATCAAGCTGGGCTAACGAATACTCGAACTGCCTTGAAAGAACTGGAAGGTGAATTTTATGTAATGCAGCCTGATACTATATTTGTTTTATCACCACATGCGCCAATGAGTGAAGCGTCTTTTGCGGTTAACCTATCACCCGATTTTATTTGCACCTATGAAGATTTCGGTGATGCGCAGACTTCAATTAAACTGCATGGTGATATTGAGTTAGTCTCAAAAATTCGTGAGTATGCCGATGCCCATCGTCAACCAGTACATAGTATTACGCAACCAGAATTGGATTACGGTGCCGCCGTGGCGCTCTACCACTTAACACAACATCTTCCATCAGTGAAAATTGTGCCGGTAAGTTTGGCACATTTGGGTGTGGAACAACATTACGCTTTTGGCCAGTTGTTACGCTCAGTGGCTTTGCAAAGTAATAAACGAATCGCCTGTATTGCCTCAGTCGAATTAGGCCATGCCATGACCGATCCGGCGGGAAAAGCCTTTGCCGATCGCATCATGAAAACTATTCAATCGGGTGACTTAACCCAACTCCAATCACTTAATCTTGATTTAGCTGAATCAGCTCAGGCGGTCAATGAGTTCCGCACTTTAGTATTATTGTCTGGAGCATTATCAGAAGCTAAAGTTAGAGCGAATATATTATCCTACGAAGTGGTGCATGATTCCGGATTATTGGTGGCACAATTCAATTTAATTTAA
- a CDS encoding WecB/TagA/CpsF family glycosyltransferase, which produces MSVRIDPLTKQAVHNLLDQWLQQTERKVIYTPNPEILVYAYYHKDYTACLNRSALNLPDGIGIVHCSKGKVPERVTGTDTMNYILNQSKKNNLTVGIVKKTTGLSSVAEIKQHLPDSEVITESGSFTKIPDVVLVSLGFPEQEYWIEQHYHQLKGSRIIMAVGGSIDHITGQQKRAPLLFQRLGLEWLWRVLWQPHRLNRIITAVLVFPYLHYTKQLFHV; this is translated from the coding sequence ATGAGTGTCCGGATAGATCCATTAACTAAACAGGCAGTGCATAACTTACTCGATCAGTGGCTCCAACAAACTGAGCGTAAAGTTATCTATACACCCAATCCAGAAATTCTGGTCTATGCTTATTACCATAAAGATTATACAGCCTGTCTTAATCGCAGTGCTTTAAATTTACCAGATGGGATTGGCATTGTGCACTGCAGTAAAGGTAAAGTGCCAGAACGGGTCACTGGTACTGATACTATGAATTATATATTAAACCAATCTAAAAAAAATAATCTTACGGTTGGAATTGTAAAAAAAACCACCGGCTTATCTTCTGTTGCAGAAATAAAACAACATCTACCAGATAGCGAAGTGATTACTGAGAGCGGTTCGTTTACAAAAATTCCAGACGTGGTTTTGGTTAGTTTAGGTTTTCCGGAACAAGAATATTGGATTGAGCAACATTATCACCAACTCAAAGGTAGCCGCATTATCATGGCAGTAGGGGGGAGTATCGATCATATTACTGGTCAACAAAAACGTGCCCCATTGCTTTTTCAGCGTCTTGGGTTAGAATGGCTGTGGCGTGTCTTGTGGCAGCCACACCGTCTGAACAGAATTATCACGGCGGTGCTCGTTTTTCCTTATTTACATTATACTAAACAACTCTTTCATGTCTGA
- the gltX gene encoding glutamate--tRNA ligase — protein sequence MSEVRTRFAPSPTGNLHIGGARTALYSYLWAKKNHGKFFLRIEDTDQTRYQAGAEQSILAGLQWLGLAWDGEIVKQSTRTAIYREYAEQLLQDHKAYRCFCSAERLDLMRELQKKKGRAPKYDKTCLHLSAEELSAKLANHEPYVIRLNIEPTGVVRITDLVRGPIEFACAELDDQILLKSDGFPTYHLANVIDDHAAGITDVIRGEEWIPSTPKHVLLYQAFGWQPPTFAHLSLFINKGGGKLSKREGAAALLEYKQQGYLPEAVINFIALLGWNPKTTQEFFSLTELVQAFDLKQVNTANPIFDTDKLDWYNGQYIRKLTPAQLLEQCRPYLPEADMDYQQKVVLLEQERLKKLSDITALTDFFFTDKLVYEPTLLVWKKSDAASTKKYLQDLFNLLSTSFSENLEPDILTWIKQNNYQNGDVLWPLRVALSGKKASPPPFAVATVLGKEKTLNRIQNAINLLK from the coding sequence ATGTCTGAAGTTCGCACTCGGTTTGCCCCTTCACCTACCGGTAATCTCCACATTGGCGGCGCGCGCACGGCTTTGTATTCTTATTTATGGGCGAAGAAAAACCATGGTAAATTTTTCTTAAGAATTGAAGATACTGATCAGACTAGATATCAAGCTGGCGCCGAGCAATCAATTTTGGCTGGTTTACAATGGCTGGGTTTGGCATGGGATGGAGAGATAGTTAAACAATCTACCCGTACAGCCATCTATCGAGAGTATGCTGAACAACTGTTACAAGACCATAAAGCCTACCGTTGTTTTTGCAGTGCTGAACGGTTAGATCTAATGCGTGAATTGCAAAAGAAAAAAGGGCGCGCCCCTAAATATGATAAAACCTGTTTACACTTATCGGCTGAAGAACTGTCGGCCAAGTTAGCCAATCATGAACCGTACGTCATTCGGTTAAATATTGAACCGACCGGTGTTGTTCGAATCACCGATTTAGTACGCGGACCAATTGAATTTGCGTGCGCTGAGCTGGATGATCAGATTTTGTTAAAATCCGATGGTTTTCCGACGTATCATTTAGCCAATGTCATTGACGATCATGCTGCCGGTATAACAGATGTCATTCGCGGTGAAGAATGGATTCCATCGACGCCTAAACATGTCTTGTTATATCAAGCCTTTGGTTGGCAACCACCCACCTTTGCTCATTTGTCATTGTTCATCAATAAAGGGGGAGGGAAGTTATCCAAACGTGAAGGCGCTGCCGCATTACTAGAATATAAACAACAAGGCTATCTACCTGAAGCGGTGATTAATTTTATTGCGCTGTTGGGTTGGAATCCTAAAACCACCCAAGAGTTTTTTAGCCTAACCGAACTAGTACAAGCGTTTGACCTGAAGCAAGTAAATACAGCGAATCCCATTTTTGATACAGACAAACTTGATTGGTATAATGGCCAATATATTCGTAAATTAACCCCGGCACAATTACTGGAACAATGTCGACCATATTTGCCAGAGGCCGACATGGATTATCAACAAAAAGTTGTTTTGCTTGAACAGGAACGTCTAAAAAAATTATCTGACATTACTGCTTTAACTGACTTTTTCTTTACTGATAAATTAGTTTATGAACCAACTTTGCTTGTCTGGAAAAAATCTGATGCCGCCAGTACGAAAAAATACCTACAAGATTTATTTAATTTATTGAGTACATCTTTTTCTGAAAATTTAGAACCAGACATCCTCACTTGGATCAAGCAAAACAATTACCAAAATGGTGATGTGTTATGGCCACTGCGAGTAGCTTTATCCGGTAAAAAAGCTTCACCACCGCCTTTTGCCGTGGCGACAGTCTTAGGTAAAGAAAAAACCCTCAACCGTATCCAAAACGCCATAAACTTGCTAAAATAG